Below is a window of Longimicrobium terrae DNA.
TTGAGGTGCATCCGGACGAGCTTCACCGCGTGACCGCGCACCGTGCGGAGATGCTGCGCGCGGTGCGGTCCGCCGGGTTCGGGCGCGTGCTCATCGACCTGCAGGGCTACCGCCGCGGCGCGCTGAACGAGGGCCTCGCGGGCGTGCAGCTCGTGCAACTGGGCGCGGCGCTGTGACGGCCGATCCGCGCGTGCCGCTCGCCCTGGCCGCGCTCGCGGAGCACGGAATCGCCGGCGCCGACGTGTCGGTGGAAGGGCACGAGCGCGAAATGGCCGCCGTGCGCGTCCCCGCGGACGCGTGGGAACGCATGATAGGCGACGAGGGCGCGCGGATCGCGGCCGCGGTCAAGGTAGCCGGCTTTCGCTACGTCGCGCTGGATCTGGCGGACGACGACGAGCCGGATTCCGCCACCGCATGAACGCGGACGCGCCGGTCTACCTGGACTACGCGGCCACCTCCGCCATCCGCCCGGACGCGGTCATCGACGCGGTGGGCGACTACCTGCGCGGCATCGGCGCCACACCGGGGCGCGCGGGGCACCGGCGCGCGGTGGAGGCCGGCCGCGTCGTCTTCCGCTGCCGGCGGGCGCTGGCGGAGCTCTTCAACCTTCCCGGCGATCCCGGCCGCCTCACCTTTCAGCTGAACGCCACGCACGCGCTCAACGTGGCGCTGCTGGGGCTGCTGCGCTCCGGCGATCGCGTAGTGCGCACCGCGTACGACCACAACGCCGTCCGCCGTCCCGTAAACGCGTTGATGGCGCGCGGCGTTCGCCAGACCGTGCTGCGCGGCGCGCCGGACGGCTCGGTGGATCTGGACGAAGCCGCGCGTGCGCTGGCGGGAAACGGCGAACCGGCGCGCCTGCTCGTCATCACCCACGCCAACAACGTGCTGGGGACGGCGCTCCCTGTGGCGGAACTCGCGGCGCTGGCGCACGATGTGGGCGCGCTGGTGCTGGTGGATGCGGCGCAGTCCGCCGGCCACCTGCCGATCGACGTGCAGGCGATGGGCATCGACCTGCTGGCCTTTACCGGGCACAAGGGGCTGCTGGGGCCGCAGGGCACGGGCGGGCTCTGGGCGCGCGAGGGTGTGGAGGTAGGACCGACGTTCTTTGGCGGAACGGGCGGCGATTCCGATTCGCCGGACATGCCGGAACTGCTGCCGGACCGGCTGGAGGCGGGGTCGCAGAACGGGCCGGGGATCGCGGGTCTGCTGGCCGGCGTGCAATGGGTGATGGAGCGCGGCGTTCCCGCCCTTCACGCGCGCGAATCGCTGCTCAAGCTGCGGCTGTGGTACGCGCTGGACTGCATCGCCGGAATCACGGTGCTCAGCCCGCCCGCTCCGGACGGCGTGGGGATCGTGACCATCGCGGCGGCGGCGATGGACGCGGCGGAACTGGCGACGCGGCTTGACCGCGAGGCGGGGGTGCTGGTGCGCGCCGGGCTTCACTGCGCGCCGGAGCAGCACGACCTGTTGGGCACGGGCCGCACGGGTGCGGTGCGCTTCAGCATCGGCTGGGCGACCACGGAGGATGAGGTGGACTGGGCGGCGGCCGCCGTGGCGCGCATCGCGGGCGCGGCGGAACCGGGGCCGGAGCCGGCGGGTAGCTGAGAGCCGGAAATGCGGCAACTCGATGAAGGAGAAGCGGATGGCGCGTGGTGCGGGGGGAAAGGTGTTGCTGCTGGTGCTGCTGGCCCTGGTGGCCGCGGGACTGTGGACGTTCCGCGGGCTGATTCCCGGGCCGTGGCAGCGAAGCCGCGTGGTGACCGAGGTGTCGGAAGCGGGCGCCGTTTCGGCGGATGAAAAGCTGAAGCGCCTGCGCGAAGACGGCGACACGGTGCGGCTGAGCGGAATCGAGTTCACCAGCTATGTCCGCTACCGGATGGCGCAGCGCTTTGCGCAGGATCTGGAGACGCCCATCATCTCCTTTGAAGGCGAGAAGATCCGCGTGGACGGCCGCGTTCCCAAGGACAAGCTCCCGCTGGAGAAGTTCGGCGCGGCGGCGCAGTTCGTCCCGGACACGGCGGACGTGATGGTGGATGGAACGATGCGGATGGTGGCGGAGGGACGTGCCGCGCTGCGCGTGCAGGATGCGCGCTTCGCCAAGGTCGCCGTCCCGCGCGACCGTTACCTGCCACTGCTCAAGAACCTGCGCCTCCCCACGGACACGCAGCTGGCCGAAGACGAAGTCGGCGTCCAACTGCCCCCGGGCGTCGGCTCCGCGCGCGTCGAAAACGGCGAACTGGTCCTTGCGAAATAGCGACACCGCCACGAGCCGTCCCCAAGGCAGAAACCCGCAGGAGCGTGCCGAAGCCCGCCCTCGTGCTGAGGTCTCCCCCTCTCCCGCTTGCGGGAGAGGGGGCCGGGGGGTGAGGGCTGCCTGCCGCCGCGCCCCACTGTCCGGACCGCACCCATCGTTACCGCCACACCGTTTCCGTCACATCCGTCCCATCCATCGCTTCGCCTCCGCGGCGCGATCACCGAACGCACACCGCTTCAGCAGATAGATTCCGACCATGGCACGCATTCTGGTCGTCGACGACGAAGAAGGCATCCGCCGGGTGCTGCACCAGCTGTTCGAGTACGAGGACCACGAGGTCCGCTCGGCCGGCGGCGGCGCGGAGGCCATCAGCATCTACGCGGAATTCCAGCCGGACGTCACCTTTCTGGACGTCAAGATGGCGCGCATGGACGGCCTGGAGGCGCTGACCAAGATCCGCGAGCACGATCCCGCCGCCGTCATCATCATGATCAGCGGGCATGGGACCATCGATACGGCCGTGGAAGCCACCCGCCGCGGCGCCTACGACTTTCTCGAAAAGCCGCTGGATACCGACCGGCTTCTGCTCGTCCTGCGCAACGCGCTGCAGCAGCAGGGGCTGGTGCAGGAAAACCAGCGGCTGCGCGGCGAGATCGAGAGCCGGCACCAGATTGTGGGCCGCAGCTTCGCGCTGAGGCAGGTGCTGGACCGGGTGGAAAAGGTGGCGCCGACGGACGCGCGCGTGCTCATCACCGGCGAGAACGGTACGGGCAAGGAGCTGGTCGCCCGTGCCATCCACCGCCTGTCGCCCCGCGCGGACAAGGCGTTCATCGAGCTGAACTGCGCCGCCATTCCGTCGGAACTGATTGAATCCGAGCTGTTCGGCCACATGAAGGGCTCGTTCACCGGCGCGCACGAGGACCGTGCCGGCAAGTTCGAGCTGGCGGACGGCGGCACGCTGTTTCTGGACGAAATCGGCGACATGAGCCTGGCCGCGCAGGCCAAGGTGCTGCGCGCGCTGCAGGAGGGGATCGTGACGCGGGTGGGCGGCGCCAAGCCCATTCAGGTGGACGTGCGCGTGCTGGCGGCCACCAACAAGGACGTCGAGGACGAGATCGCCGCTGGCCGCTTTCGTGAGGACCTGTACTACCGGCTGAACGTCATTCCGCTCATCGTCCCTTCCCTGCGCGAGCGGCGGGAAGACATCAGCATGCTCGTGCGCCACTTCGTGGAGGCGAACGCGCGGCAGTCCAACATGCGTCCCAAGCAGTTCACCGACGAGGCGCTGGACCGGCTGCAGCGTATGGACTGGCCCGGCAACGTGCGCGAACTGCGCAACACGGTGGAGCGCCTGCTGATCCTTGCGTCCGGCGCGTCCGTGACGGGAGAGGATGTGGACCTGCTGGTGGGCGGCAAGATGAAGGGCGGCGGGCTGTCCGGCGACCTGCTGGGGTGCGCGACGTTCGCGGAGTTCAAGGAGGCGGCGGAGCGCGCGTTCATCCTGCAGAAGCTGCGCGAAAACGACTGGAACGTGTCGGAAACGGCGCGCATCATCGACATGCCGCGCAGCAACCTGTACAAGAAGATCGAGCGCTACGACCTGGTGCGCGAAGGGTGACGCGGGGCGGCGCGGGCGCCTGGGCGCTCATCAGCCTGGCGTGGATGGTGGGGACGTTCGGCGGGGGGTGGTTGATGGCCTGGCTGTACAAGCGGCTGCACCCGTCGCTGGCGTTCTACAAGCTGTGGGCGTTCTGGTCGATGATCCTGATGGGCATCGCCACGCTCATGTTCGCGTTCGGCGTGGTGAAACTGTAGCACGCTGGCGTTCTTTTTCGGACGATGACGGGCCTCTTCGGCGGACGCCGGGATGGCCCGTTTCTTTGTCGGATGGTACTCAGCGCCGGGGCTGGTGCGGTGTGACCATCACGGTTGGCTCGCCCGGAAAGTAGATCCTTCGTCGGCGCCAGAATCCGGTCCGACGGAGGGCTCGGCCGGCGCCTCCTCAGGATGACATGGTTTTGGGCGCTGACTGAAGTTGCGTCCGAATCCGTCGTCCAAAGGACGACACGCGTGGACCCGCCGCTGGACACCCGCCGCTGGCGGCGTCCGAAGGGCGACGACGGCGGTTGCGCAGGCACTCAGTCGCAGTGCAGATCGTCGTCTGCCAGTGCCATGCATGAGGCGCGGCATCCGCGGACGCCCTACTTCCATGTCATCCTGAGGGAGCGCGCACCGCGCCATCCCCGGCGCCGAATCATGCGCGACCGAAGGATCTGGCCTGCGACAAGCCAACTCTCCCGCCCCGCACGGACTCGCCCACGCCTTGTTTCAGTCCATCCATCCCACCTATCACCTTGCCCGCGTTTGCCCCACTTGCCGCGCGGGTTAGATTAACCGGCTTCATCCGGACCGGCTCAAGGGAGAGCCCGCCCAGCACCCTCCACGCGAAACGAGCATGGCGGACCAGTTCAAGAATTTCATCGGGGGCGAGTGGGTTGCGCCGTCGACCGGCAACTACTTTGAGAACCGCAATCCGGCCAAGCAGTCGGACCTGATCGGCCTGTTCCCCCGCAGCGGCCGCGAAGACGTGGACCGTGCCGTGGCGGCGGCCAAGAAGGGCTTCGCGGAGTGGCGCCTGACGCCCGCCCCGGCCCGCGGCGACGTGCTGCGCAAGGTGGGCGACCTGCTGACCGCCCGTAAGGACGAGATCGCCAAGGCCGCCACGCGCGAAATGGGCAAGACGCTGCAGGAAACGCGCGGCGACCTGCAGGAAGGCATCGACACGGCCTACTACGCCGGCGTCGAGGGCCGCCGCCTGTTCGGCAAGACGGTGCCGTCGGAACTGCGCAACAAGTGGGCGATGAGCGTGCGCCGCCCCATCGGCGTGACGGGCCTCATCACCCCGTTCAACTTCCCGCTGGCCATTCCCACGTGGAAGATGTTCCCCGCCCTGGTGTGCGGAAACAGCGTCATCATCAAGCCGGCGGAAGACACGCCGCACACGGTGGCCCTGCTGGTGGAGATCCTTGAGGAAGCGGGAATCCCGGCCGGCGTCGTGAACCTCGTCCACGGCTTGGGCGAAGAAGTGGGCGCGGCCATCGTGGAGCATCCCGAAATCCCGGTCATCTCCTTTACCGGATCGACCGAGACGGGTTCGCACATCGGCCAGGTGTGCGGGCGCATGCACAAGCGTCTGTCCCTGGAGATGGGCGGCAAGAACGCGCAGATCGTGATGCCGGACGCCGACCTGGACCTGGCGATCGACGGCGTGCTGTGGGGCGCGTTCGGCACCACGGGCCAGCGCTGCACCGCGACGAGCCGCCTGCTGCTGCACACCGACATCCACGACGAGTTCGTGGAGCGCCTGATTGAGCGCGCCAAGAAGCTCAAGCTGGGCTACGGGCTGGAAAAGGACGTGGACGTCGGCCCGCTGATTCACGAGGCGTCGCGCACCAAGGTCGAGGAATACTTCGAGATCGGAAAGCAGGAGGCCACGCTCGTCCTGGGCGGCGAGCGCGCCACCGGCGAGGGGCTGGACGACGGCTTCTTCGTGCAGCCGACCATCTTCGTGGACGTGAAGCCCGGTTCTCGCCTGGCCACGGAAGAAATCTTCGGCCCGGTGCTGAGCGTGATCCGCTTCAACGATCTGGACGAGGCGATCCGCATCAACAACGAAGTGAAGTACGGGCTCAGCAGCTCGGTCTATACGCGTGACGCCGTGGCCTCGTTCCGCGCGTTCCAGGACCTGGACAACGGCATCACCTACGTCAACGCGCCGACGATCGGCGCCGAGGCGCACCTGCCGTTCGGCGGCGTGAAGCAGACCGGAAACGGCCACCGCGAGGGCGGCTGGGAAGTGTACGAGTTCTACTCGGAAACCAAGGTCTGCTACCTGGACTACTCCGGGAAGCTGCAGCGCGCGCAGATCGACAACTACGAGGCGTCGCCGTACTGAGGGAACCGCAGGGAAGCAGGGAATAGGGAAGTAGGGAATAGGGAATAGGGACCGCCGGGAACGGCGGTTTCGTTCCTCAGCTCTCGGGTCCCGCTCCGAATCTGGAGCGGGACCCTGTTGTCTCCGCAGGACTCCCCATCGTTAGCCCCCTCCGCCACCGCTCCACAAATGAATGGCAGCGCTGCTGTCGATGACGGCCGCCGGTTCTTTGCCGGCTTTGCCGTGCTCTCGTTTCTTGCCGTCGCCGCGGGGTGCGTGATCGCCTCGGCGCACGGCGTGTCCACTGGCTCGTGGGCGCGCAACCTCGTTTCCTGGGTCGTGGGCGCGGGCTTGGCCTGGGTCGTGGCGAGGCAGCCCGGGTCGCTCCCCGGGTTTCTGCTCGCCGCACCCGTCGCGCTCGCCGGTACGCTGCTGAACGCCCCGCAGGACGGCGTGCACCGGTGGATCGACGCAGGCCCGCTGCACATCAACGCCGCGGCGGTGCTGCTACCCGCGGCGGTCGTGGCCCTCGCCGCGCGCAGCGAGTGGCGGTGGGGATGGCTGGCGGCGGCCGCCATCCTCGGCCTGCTGGTCCTCCAGCCGGACGCCTCGCAGGCCACGGCCTTTGGCGCGGCGATGATCGTCATCCTGATGGCGATGCGCGGGCCGGCGGTGGTGAGGGCGGGCGGGATGGTCGCCGTCGTGGCGGCGATCGCGGCGGCGTGGCTGCGGCCCGATCCGCTCCTCCCGGTGCCGGAGGTGGAGGAGATCATCCAGCTCGCGTGGCGCTGGTCGCCGTTGATGGCGATTGTGGCCGCCGGGCTGCTCGGCGCGACGGTCCTGGTCCCGCTGCGGGTATCGGGACGGGCGCGGACGGCGGGGATCGCGCTGGCCGTGTTCGGCGCCGCGGTCGCGCTGGCGCCGGCGTTCGGCGCGTTTCCCGTACCGATGGTGGGCGTGGGGATGAGCGCGGTGCTCGGGTTCGGGCTGGGCGCGGGAGCGCTGGCCGCCGCCGCCCGCACGGAACCGGCCGATCGAACGGACTGACGGGAGGATGGAGGGCGGCGGTCCGGAGCCGCCGTCCATCGACAAGGCTTCTGCACACAACAGAGCTTCTGTCCCGGCGGTGGCGGGGAGTGGATGGGGTGAGGGGAAAGCGGCGGCGGAATTTGGGGAAAGCCCCGCGGCGCGTGGCCTGTCGCTTGCCCGCCCCCCGTCAGGCACGTACAATTCATCGCGAGTTCCACGCTTTTCATCCCCCACCTTCCGGTCGCCGGATGCCCCCACGCCATCCCGCTCACGACCAGCCTCATCCGCCGGAGGAATCCTCGTATCCCTCCGTACCGGAGGTGCCCTCCACCGTCACCAGCTCCGCCGCGGACACGGTTGACCAGCTGCTGGAGGACCTGAACGAGGAAACCCAGTCGCAGTCCCTGAACTACGGGATGAGCCTGCGGGGCCGCGTCGCCATCATCACCGGCGGCGCGTCGGGGATCGGGCGGGCCGTGGCGCTGGAGTTTGCGCGGCACGGCGTGCACGTGGCCTTCAACTACTTTTCGTACGACGGCACCGACGACGCGGAGGAAGAAGCCGCGGAGACCGAGCGGCTGATCCGCCAGCTGGAGGTGCGCGTGCGCTGCGAAAAGTGCGACGTGCGCGACCCCGAGGCGGTGGAGCGCTTCATCAAGAACACGCGGACGGAGTTCGGGCGCGTCCACATCCTGGTCAACAACGCCGGCATCGGCCGCGACCGCGCCCTGTGGCGGCTTACGGATGAGCAATGGCGCACGGTGCTGGACACCAACCTCACCGGCGCCTTTCACATGATCCGCGCGCTGGCCCCCACCTTCCGCCGCCAGCACGACGGCAAGATCGTCAACGTCTCGTCGGTGCACGCCATCCGCAGCGAGTTCGGCCTGGCCAACTACAGCGCCAGCAAGGCCGGGCTGCTGGGGCTTACACGGAGCGCGGCGCTGGAGCTGGGGCCCAGCAACATCAACGTCAACGCGGTGGCGCCGGGGTACATCCGCACCAACCGGCTCACCAGCGGCGTCCCGGCGGAGATCCTGGACACCGCCCGCGAGCGCTCCGTGCTGGGCCGCCTGGGCGACCCGCAGGACGTGGCCAACGTGGTCGTGTTTCTGTGCTCGGAATACGCCCGCCACATTACCGGAACCGTCGTTCCCGTCGACGGCGGACACCTGCTCTGAGAATGCGCATGCCCCATCCGTCCCGCCGCGGCCCCGCCCGGCGGTGGACCGCGCTCGCCTGCGCGCTGGCGCTGGCTGCCTGCGGAGGGCGCCCCGCCGCGCCCGCCGCCACGCCCCCACCCGTTTCCGTACCCACGGCCATCGCGCCGATGGACCTGGGCGGGCAGCGCGTGCTGATCCTTCCTGTACAGGCCTCGGCGGGGCTCAGCTTCAACCGCGAGCGGATCACCACCGAGATCGTGACCGCGCTCACCGGGCGCGACACGCGGACGCAGTGGATCGCGCCGGAGCGGCTGCGCCACCTGCTGCGCCAGTCGCCCACGCTGGCGGGGGACCCGGCCGGGCTGCCGCCGGGGCCGTGGATGGTGGATGGCGTGCGGCGCATCGGCGGGCCGCTGGCGGACGTGGTGCGCCGCTACATGGCGCTCACCGAGGCGCGGCTGGTGGTCATCCCCCGCAGCGCGACGATGGTGACGGACAGCACCGGGTCGCGGCTGCGGCTGAACGCGTCGGTGGTGGACGCGCGCTCGGGGATGATCGTGTGGTTCGGCGAGGCGGACGGCCGTGCCGCGGAGGCGGAGGACCCGGCGCTGATCACCTCGGCCGCGGCGTCGCTGGCGGCGCGGATGGTGGTGCCGGACTCGCGCTGAACCGGCGCGCCCTCTAGCTTGAATGCCGCGCGCGGCGCGGAACCGGCGGTGCCCGCGCGTGTGCTCGCATCCGTCTTGCACGACGGACGATCACAAGGAAAAAGACCGACCGAACGCGGGCAGGCGCCCGCCCCGACAGACAGAAGACCAGGCAGATGCCGCATACCGTTACGCTGATCCCCGGAGACGGGATCGGGCCGGAAATCACGGAAGCCGTGGTGCGCGTGATCGAGGCGACCGGCGCCGACATCCAGTGGGACCGCCGCGACGCCGGCGTGAGCGCCATCGAACGCCACAACACGCCGATTCCGCCGGAAACGCTGGAGTCCATCCGCGCCACCCGCGTGGCGCTCAAGGGGCCGCTCACCACCCCGGTGGGCGTGGGCTTCCGCTCCATCAACGTGGCGCTCCGCAAGGAGTTCGACCTGTACGCCAACGTGCGCCCGGCCAAGACGCTGGTGCCGGGCGGGCGGTACCAGGACGTGGACATCGTCCTGATCCGCGAAAACACCGAGGGGCTGTACAGCGGGGTGGAGCACTACGTGGGCATCGGCGGCGATCCGCGCGCGGCGGCCGAGTCGGTGATGCTCGTGACCCGCTTCGGCGTGGACCGCATTCTCCGCTACGCGTTCGAGTACGCCGTACAGCACGGCCGCAAGAAGGTCACGCTGGCGCACAAGGCCAACATCCTCAAGTACACGCAGGGCCTGTTTCTGGACGTGGGCCGCGAGATGGCCAAGGAGTACGCGGGCCGCGTGGAGTTCGAGGACCGCATCATCGACGCGGCGGCCATGATGCTGGTGATGGACCCCGCCAAGTTCGACGTGATTGTCTGCGAGAACATGTTCGGCGACATCCTCTCCGACCTGATCGCCGGGCTGGTGGGCGGGCTGGGGCTGGCTCCGGGCGCCAACATCGGCAAGGACGCGTCGATCTTCGAGGCGGTGCACGGCTCCGCGCCGGACATCGCGGGCAAGGGCGTCGCCAACCCGCTGGCGCTGCTGACGGCCGGCGTGATGATGCTGGAGCACCTGGGAATGCGCGACGAGGGCGCGCGCATCCGCAAGGCGTTCACCGCGACCGTGCTGGAAAAGGACAGCCTGACGCCCGACCTGGGCGGCACGGGAACCACGTCGTCCATCGCGGACGCCGTCATCCGGCGCCTCTGATGGCCGCGCCCGTCTCGGCCGTGGAGGAGCATCCGCCCTTTGACTGCTCGGCCTGTGCCGCGCGCAAGGAGGGCGAGCGCCCGGACGACGATGGGCGCTGCGCCGCCTGCCGCGGCTCGCTGATCCGCCGCAGCAGCCAGTGGGCGTGGGTGCCGGCGGCGGTGATCGCGGCGGGGTACCTGTGGCTCCTGTTCGTGTGGGGCCTGCTGGAGTCCACGGCGATGGTGTTCTTTCTGGCGCTGGGCGCGGGCATCGCCTTCGTGGCGTACAAGATCGCGCGCCGCATCGCCTTCGACCTGCTGGTCACCCGCGGCAACCGGGCACGCAATCACTGATGCGCGACGTACTTTCTTCTCCGTGGATCAACATCGTGGCCGCGGTGGTGGGCGGAATGGCGCTGGGCTACGGCCTGGGCACGCTGCCGGGCGGGATCGGGGTTCCGGGGGTGGTGTGGACGCTGTTCGGGCTCATTCTGCTCTGGTGGACGCTTTCGGACCGCCGCAAGGCGCGCCGCGGCACCTCCGAGAGCGAGGCCGACGGCTCGCACACCATCGAATAGTTCCACGCTCCGACGGACGGACCGAGCCTCCCGCGGACGCTGTCCCGGGGGGCTCGCTCGCGTTCCGGCCCGCCGCGCCTCCGCGGCTTCTTCCCGCTTCGACACACTCATCGTGACTGCACACATCTTTCTGGCGCACTTTCCCGTGGCGCTCATCCTGATCGGCGCGCTGGCGGACCTGATCGCGGTGACGGTCCGGCGTCCGGAGCTGCGCGGGTTCGCCAGTTCGCTGCTGATTCTGGGCGGCGCCTGCGTGCTGCTGTCGTTCCTGACGGGACAGAGCGCCCTGGACGCGATCGCGGCGCGCCAGCCGTCCGGGAGCATGGCGATAGAGGCGCACCAGCAGTGGGGCGCGGTGGGGGCGTGGGTAGTGGCCGCGGCTTCGGGGCTGCGTGCGATGTGGCGCAAGCAGCTGGACGGTCCGCGGGGATGGGCGCTCCTGGCCGCCGCGCAGGTCGCCGCGCTGATCGTGATCGGCATCGCGACGTCGGGCGCGGCGATCTCTCATGGGTGACGGAAGTGCGTGAGTGCTGGGTGCGTGAGTGCGTGAGTGCGAACAGCAGTCCGAAGGCGGAGACCGGTGGACGCGAATGGGCCCACGGCGGCCCCCACCCGGGCCGGCACCACCGGCCCACCCTCCCCCCAAAAAGACTGGGGGAGGGTTGGGGCGGGCTGACAGGGCGGTGCGTGCGGCGGAGTATGTCGCGGCGGCGAGTATCTGGAGCGAATGAATCCGCCGCTCCAACAGCGGGAAGCCCCGGCACGACGCCCACAGGCGCCGTTCGGGGCTTCAACTGCATTGGGGACCCGCGACACAGCCGCGGCAGTTCGCTGAGGCGGAGTTCGTGTCTTTCAAGGCGCGTTTCCAACCGCCAGGCAAAACCCGCCGATACGCGCCGAAGCCAGCCTTCGCGATGAGGTCTCCCCCTCTCCCGCTTGCGGGAGAGGGGGCCGGGGGGAGAGGGCTGCCCGCCGCCGCGCCACACCCTCCGGAACGCGATGAGTTGCAGTTCTCCTCCTCCGCGCGGCCGGTGGTGCCGGCCCGGGCGGGGGCCGCCCGCGAACCCCGCCCCGCACGCCGGCCCTTCATCCCCTGCCGTTCCCGCACTCACGCACCCCGCACTAACGCACTCACGCACTTCCTTTCTCCTTCCCTTTCCCCTAAACTCCCCGGCTGCAACGGATTCAGCATTACGGGAGAAGTCGGGTGGAGATCTTCAAGGAGTTCGGGTTCGAGTCGGCGCACCGCCTGCCCAACCTGCCGCCGGAGCACAAGTGCGCACGGCTGCACGGGCATTCCTACCGCGTGCAGATCCACGTTCAGGGGCCGCTGCATCCCACGTTCGGCTGGGTGATGGATTTCGCCGACCTCAAGGCGGCGTTCCGCCCCCTGTTTGAGCAGCTGGACCACAACTACCTGAACGACATCGAAGGGCTCGAGAACCCCACCAGCGAGGTGCTCGCCCGGTGGATCTGGACGCGCCTGCGCCCCCGCCTGCCCCTGCTGAGCCGCGTCGTCGTGCGCGAGACGTGCACCTCCGGCTGCAGCTACGCCGGCGAGGACGAGGCGTGATCCGCCCGCGATCCGCCACGTACGTCACTCCGCGCCGAGCCGCCGCGCCGTCCCTC
It encodes the following:
- a CDS encoding aminotransferase class V-fold PLP-dependent enzyme, translated to MNADAPVYLDYAATSAIRPDAVIDAVGDYLRGIGATPGRAGHRRAVEAGRVVFRCRRALAELFNLPGDPGRLTFQLNATHALNVALLGLLRSGDRVVRTAYDHNAVRRPVNALMARGVRQTVLRGAPDGSVDLDEAARALAGNGEPARLLVITHANNVLGTALPVAELAALAHDVGALVLVDAAQSAGHLPIDVQAMGIDLLAFTGHKGLLGPQGTGGLWAREGVEVGPTFFGGTGGDSDSPDMPELLPDRLEAGSQNGPGIAGLLAGVQWVMERGVPALHARESLLKLRLWYALDCIAGITVLSPPAPDGVGIVTIAAAAMDAAELATRLDREAGVLVRAGLHCAPEQHDLLGTGRTGAVRFSIGWATTEDEVDWAAAAVARIAGAAEPGPEPAGS
- a CDS encoding sigma-54-dependent transcriptional regulator, whose protein sequence is MARILVVDDEEGIRRVLHQLFEYEDHEVRSAGGGAEAISIYAEFQPDVTFLDVKMARMDGLEALTKIREHDPAAVIIMISGHGTIDTAVEATRRGAYDFLEKPLDTDRLLLVLRNALQQQGLVQENQRLRGEIESRHQIVGRSFALRQVLDRVEKVAPTDARVLITGENGTGKELVARAIHRLSPRADKAFIELNCAAIPSELIESELFGHMKGSFTGAHEDRAGKFELADGGTLFLDEIGDMSLAAQAKVLRALQEGIVTRVGGAKPIQVDVRVLAATNKDVEDEIAAGRFREDLYYRLNVIPLIVPSLRERREDISMLVRHFVEANARQSNMRPKQFTDEALDRLQRMDWPGNVRELRNTVERLLILASGASVTGEDVDLLVGGKMKGGGLSGDLLGCATFAEFKEAAERAFILQKLRENDWNVSETARIIDMPRSNLYKKIERYDLVREG
- a CDS encoding aldehyde dehydrogenase family protein — its product is MADQFKNFIGGEWVAPSTGNYFENRNPAKQSDLIGLFPRSGREDVDRAVAAAKKGFAEWRLTPAPARGDVLRKVGDLLTARKDEIAKAATREMGKTLQETRGDLQEGIDTAYYAGVEGRRLFGKTVPSELRNKWAMSVRRPIGVTGLITPFNFPLAIPTWKMFPALVCGNSVIIKPAEDTPHTVALLVEILEEAGIPAGVVNLVHGLGEEVGAAIVEHPEIPVISFTGSTETGSHIGQVCGRMHKRLSLEMGGKNAQIVMPDADLDLAIDGVLWGAFGTTGQRCTATSRLLLHTDIHDEFVERLIERAKKLKLGYGLEKDVDVGPLIHEASRTKVEEYFEIGKQEATLVLGGERATGEGLDDGFFVQPTIFVDVKPGSRLATEEIFGPVLSVIRFNDLDEAIRINNEVKYGLSSSVYTRDAVASFRAFQDLDNGITYVNAPTIGAEAHLPFGGVKQTGNGHREGGWEVYEFYSETKVCYLDYSGKLQRAQIDNYEASPY
- a CDS encoding SDR family NAD(P)-dependent oxidoreductase, with protein sequence MPPRHPAHDQPHPPEESSYPSVPEVPSTVTSSAADTVDQLLEDLNEETQSQSLNYGMSLRGRVAIITGGASGIGRAVALEFARHGVHVAFNYFSYDGTDDAEEEAAETERLIRQLEVRVRCEKCDVRDPEAVERFIKNTRTEFGRVHILVNNAGIGRDRALWRLTDEQWRTVLDTNLTGAFHMIRALAPTFRRQHDGKIVNVSSVHAIRSEFGLANYSASKAGLLGLTRSAALELGPSNINVNAVAPGYIRTNRLTSGVPAEILDTARERSVLGRLGDPQDVANVVVFLCSEYARHITGTVVPVDGGHLL
- a CDS encoding isocitrate/isopropylmalate dehydrogenase family protein, translating into MPHTVTLIPGDGIGPEITEAVVRVIEATGADIQWDRRDAGVSAIERHNTPIPPETLESIRATRVALKGPLTTPVGVGFRSINVALRKEFDLYANVRPAKTLVPGGRYQDVDIVLIRENTEGLYSGVEHYVGIGGDPRAAAESVMLVTRFGVDRILRYAFEYAVQHGRKKVTLAHKANILKYTQGLFLDVGREMAKEYAGRVEFEDRIIDAAAMMLVMDPAKFDVIVCENMFGDILSDLIAGLVGGLGLAPGANIGKDASIFEAVHGSAPDIAGKGVANPLALLTAGVMMLEHLGMRDEGARIRKAFTATVLEKDSLTPDLGGTGTTSSIADAVIRRL
- a CDS encoding DUF2231 domain-containing protein, with amino-acid sequence MTAHIFLAHFPVALILIGALADLIAVTVRRPELRGFASSLLILGGACVLLSFLTGQSALDAIAARQPSGSMAIEAHQQWGAVGAWVVAAASGLRAMWRKQLDGPRGWALLAAAQVAALIVIGIATSGAAISHG
- the queD gene encoding 6-carboxytetrahydropterin synthase QueD, yielding MEIFKEFGFESAHRLPNLPPEHKCARLHGHSYRVQIHVQGPLHPTFGWVMDFADLKAAFRPLFEQLDHNYLNDIEGLENPTSEVLARWIWTRLRPRLPLLSRVVVRETCTSGCSYAGEDEA